The Pieris napi chromosome 4, ilPieNapi1.2, whole genome shotgun sequence DNA segment GCACCATtacaactaaatatttttcacaatGACAAAACACAACCTAAATCTAACAACATCTTAAATACTGGCAGTTACATTAATTActaatgaattttattataaaaagcgCGGGAAGTTTGACTGACTTTAGActtacaattttgaaaaaacacAGATTAAAAACAAGGTATCATATCATATGCagagttattaaattaataataatttaacttttaaaaaatatggacttcaaacactttaaaatattccatgattattttaaaactatatagtTTAACGTTTTGAAACTTACTAGtcttattatattcttataaacaaaacaatatattacagacaaataacatttttgtactgTCTATAAAGCAATGGCACTACagtacattataattaaaaattgaaatcgTTGGTATAAGAGATTATTTTATCGAGCACaattaacaaattggtaaTTTTTCTAGTAATgtggtataatataatatttacatacttTTGACTAAAATCTGAATCTCATTGAacgttaaattatatataattaatgagTTAGTcacattaacttataattggcttaatttttgttatattgtgagattttcaataatagcattattaaaacaatgtaaatattttttcttttacttttacccacattttaataattctaataaaggtattttttgagaaaaataatatgGTAAAACATTGAAAAGCTTACTTAACTTACTATCGGCGCCtctgtcaaataaaaaactaatcaaTAAGTCAACAACTTTATAAGATCGGTCTTATGACCTTAAATAGGCTTTACATATAGcccataaattaatttgtgcATTTTCTCTGTAcctttatttcattaacacaaaataatttgttcAACAATTGAGATTTTCTCTCTGTCTGTATGTATTTGTACCTCGGTATCCTGTCTGTTATGTTATGTATCTAAAACTGTTAAACTCTAAAGGGAATCTTAAATTTAGCGGGTTAACGTTTCATTTTCTCCAAAATGGGCAGGATCATTTCGAACGATGGTCGCTTACCGGGATCTTCATTCATGCAGATCTTAATCAATTTCGAAATGTGGGGCGAAATACCAGGTGGAATGCTCACACGCAGACCTTCGAGAGCTATCTTCATGCCACACTCCATTGGTGACAGATCGGCGAATGGAATCTGTGAAGatgtttattgaaatattattaggcTATGTGAGAGATTTCCAACTATGAAATTGTGTGTCCAAATGATAGCtattctttttatttctgtgTGCAAATAAAACTGGCAtgaacttatatttattatataactttataagcaatagttttatatcgttaaagtatatagtaatttttagtagattttgaCAGTGGTAAAACAAGCCTAAAGAATTGTTGGTGTAAAgtattttcaacaaaatgCGTCCGTTTCTACAGTAACTAATTCTGGCTTGCACGAGTTTAATTCAATGGATATAAAagcgaatttattaaattatcttcaTAATTCGTCgaacttatttaatatttttaattttggagcAAATTCGCAACAATGTGACTAGAACATTTCATCATAATACCAAAGAAAGATTTCGTCCAATTGACTTGTATCCAggtaatgcaaaaaaaaagatagCGCAATTAATTGTCAGACGCGGCCATTGTTAATTCAAAAAACACGACCTGGCTGTATGGGCTAAAGTCCTTTGCCTTTCCCATTgaggataaattaatataatcattCAAACGTATAAATACCGTAATTAATTATCAAACCTCTCTCGTAGCCAGCTCCCACAATAAGACAGCGAAACTCCACATGTCAGCGGCTTCCCAGTTCCTCTTGGCGCTGGGCTTCTGCAGGGTTTCGGGGGCCATCCAGGCAGGGGCATACACGCGGCCCTTCTCTTGGAACGAGAATTTCGAGTCCGCCATGTTTATACGGGCCGTGAGGTCTTCGTCGATCTggaattatttcataaataatggataaattcaaatttaaccGTTGCTATGGATACATTTATGCCTGTACTTATAttactagtttttttaaatgtaataggaggcaaacgggcaggaggctcatctgatgttagtGATACcacatggacactcacattgccagaagaccAGTGcactgccggccttttaagaattgctcGCTCGCTCGAAAATGCTCATACTTGTTATTCTTAATTTGTTAATGAAGTTGCGTAACAATCTAATGGGGCAAGAGGCACTGGACACACTTGACAAACTTTGccgattgtgattggtcaatcGGACATTGGTGTATCATATCGCATGTCAACGCGTATTGGTCTGGGGTTGCCGTTGACGAACGTATCAGAACAATAGCCATTTTGTCTAACATTCTCACTTCTGTTTCATAGATATTCTGAAGACAATtggccttctgtgcctgacacaggaTTTTTAAGTCTTGACGCTTAGCATTCTAAATCCCGTATGTCAAATTCAAtttgtttttgacatacaggaTATGTTTCCAAGATGTTTTTATCATACTTATACTAAGCTAACTCTTTTAAGACTTGGATATTTTCTCGTGTGTTGTATGAACAATTGTTACATGACATTTTTATATGTCACACATATAAATAACTGCATTGGTGAACGCCTCTTTAATTACCTGTTAGCCCTATATCTCAAATGAAGATTATTGTATAGTCTAGattgtaattaatgtaatgCGCACCCGCTTTTGTGAACCTTAttctaataagaaaaaaagttaCACTCACCATAACATGCTTGCTGTTCAGATGGTAAGTGGGCAGAATCCGGTCCCTTTGCAAGGAGTGAAGATAGGCAAGCCCGGCGGCCACATCTCTCGCCAGACGCAAAGCCGCGGCTGCGTCTACTACTACGCGACCCCCGGCCCCACCGTGGAGAAGAGAATAGAGTGAGCCCCATGACATGTATTGAGATATTACTACCAAAGATGGAGGAGAGACGCAGCATCCCACCTAGAATGGTAATTATAAATTCGTTTAATACTGGCCGAAAATAAGCACATTAAAACAATGCATCTATAGTCTGTTACCCTTAAAGTTTAATCAACTACTgaaatcttattttaaatggaaaataaagattattctCAATCTGTAtaaatataggtaacaaaGCGTTACGGGGTAAAATAACTTGTAAATAATCTTTGTCAAAaatccatattttttatatattatggcaatagttataacttataactttatgccagtttcaagtaaaaaatccataattaaaaatattggtttttATACGTCAAtcacgtgacacaaaacgACATAGTATGCTTTCAAATAATGCATGATGTCTACGCCTGTCTATTGCTAATACTGTCCAGGAGGTTAAAATCGTCAAAATGATAACTAACACGTATAAAACTTGATGTTACGTGTTTACAAGCATCGACTGGTATGACGCCATCTTGCTTAGAAAAGCTTTTTGGCGGGATCATGAAATTATGAATGCttaattagaatatttaattcaatactTATCAGAATTTAAATGACAATTCATATATGGTTTGgtcactaataaataatctgaaatGGTTTTAAAATCTGGTCACATAGTGGTCAAATATTAAATCCATatccaaattatattttttaatcacaattaaaattataaattttcgtTGAGACCTGTGGAAGCAAGAGGAGTGTTTAGATAcgtacaatacttttttttattgtctattgttatattttattgtagattgattcaaaaaaatgttataataaattgtatttagtaGCACATATGCTTATTTTAAACATGTTGTGTATGTGAGTATAACAACAAGTATAAAATGAAAACTGTGTATCAATAATACTTACAACAGGCAATATGTTGGGGTGAGAAAATATCCTGAGCTTGGGGAATTCTTCGTTGAAGTCTCGCTGCACGCGGGGCGTACATTCCCTTACAGCGATTATCTTCGCAACTATATCATTCTTCTGCCAACGACCGCGCCATGTTTCacctgaattaaaaaaaaataataattaacaacgTTATGAAAAATCAGTTGCATAAACTTATGTATCAGCAAAGTAACAATACAATGCAATTTCTACCAATGTTTTGGTACATTAGTCTAATATAGCCAATTAAGCTTTCATAGCCTAAATTCACTATTGAATAAAGTAAATTCTCTAATCTAtagtacatttaaaaaatggcattataaccttttaggtctgctCTTTCTGTGTCAATTAGAAgttcagccttctgtgcctgagcTACGCCGTTGAcgatatttaaaagaaagttaaatggtgCACAGGCAAAGTTCGAACCAAGCTATGGCACAtaggtatattaaaaactaatcaaaacaaaaaaattctttcacataaataaattttgattcaattcaattcaattcaaagcctttattttttaactaatacaagagaacaaaatatagatgtatataaaagaaaaaagtttaacAAGCACAGCTGTCCTCTTGTATAGCTTGCCTTTGTGgcacaaaggcctcctcccaCTGTTTCCATTCCTTCCTATCCCTGGCAAGTCTTTGCCACAGAGGACCAGTGACTTTTTTAAAGTCATCAGCCCACCGGGCACATGGTCTTCCTCTCTTTCGCTTGGTGTTGTAGCGAGGTGTCCATTGGGTGACTTTTTTCGACCATTTTGCTCTCTGGCCTCTGAGCAGGTGTCCTGTCCATCTCCATTTAAGCCTTTTGGCTCTGGTCATTCCATCTTCCCAGTTGGTGATCCTTCGGAGATCTACAGCTCTTTTCCTATCATTCCGTGTGTAACCTAGTATGCTCCTTTCCATACTTCTCTGGCAAGTCACAAGCTTTTGACTTGTGACTTGCTTAGTGGTCCAAGTTTCGCAGCCGTACGTTAGGATAGGTAAGATGCAGGTGTTGAAGATGCTCCTTTTGATCCTAAGTGGGTACTCTTTATTCTTTAGGATGTGTTTTAGTGACCAGAATCTTTTCCAGGCATTTGAGGTTCTTCTCTCTATTTCCTGATGGGCTTGTTCTGTCATGGAGATGAGTTGTCCCAAGTATATGTAGGTTGTCACATATTCTAGGTTTTCGTTCTCTAGGATAATAGTATCTGCTGTTCTGTTTGTCATggcttttgtttttgatttgttcatTGTTAAACCCACTTCTTTGCTTTTGGTTGCCAGTTCTTCGATCATAGTTTGTAGTGTTCCCGGGTTGTCAGTTATGAGCACAATGTCATCTGCAAATCTCAAATGGTTGATCCTTTCTCCATCTATGTTTATACCGCAATCTTCCCAGTGTAGGTTTCTGAAGACTTCTTCCAACACACTAGTAAAGAGCTTAGGCGAAAGAGGGTCTCCCTGTCTGACTCCTTTTTTGAGTGGGAATGATTCTCCCAGCATCTCCAGCTTCACCCTGGCCGAGCACTGGCTGTAGACATTTCCGATGAGTCTAATGTATTTCCCTTCAATGCCTTGGTTTTTTAGCGCTCTCCAAATGCATGGGTGCTCCAAAGAGTCGAAAGCTTTGCTGTAGTCGACAAAAGCCAGATACAGGGGATATCCATATTCCTGGCACTTTTCGACAATTTGCTTCAAGGTGTGCATGTGGTCTATTGTGGAGAATCCAGACCGAAATCCGGCTTGCTCGATAGGTTGTTGTTCGTCAAGTTGTTTCGTGATGCGGTTGAGAATGATTTTTGCAAAGACTTTATACACGTTGGACATAAGACTGATAGGACGATAGTTGCTAAGGTCTTCTTTGTCTCCTTTCTTGTGGATTAGGATTATTGTGCTTTGTGTCCATTGTGTAGGTATGTATTCAGTATCCAATATTTCATTGAATAGACTTGTTAATGTTGTTAGTGTGTCCGGAAGTGCAATTTTGATTGTCTCATTTGTTATGTTGTCGGGGCCAGgggatttttcatttttctgtgtcaggattgcgtaTTCGACTTCCCTTTCTAAAACAGGTGGGATAGGTTCTTCGTGTTCTGGGTCAGGGTTGGCATATGTTTCGGAATTGTTGTTACATGAGTACAGTTCTTTAAAGAAGGATGTTGCAGTATCTAgtattgtttttc contains these protein-coding regions:
- the LOC125048770 gene encoding integrin-linked protein kinase, whose amino-acid sequence is MEDIFQWCREGNALQVRVWLDDTEHDMNQGDDHGFSPLHWACKEGHIKIVEMLIRRGARINVTNMGDDTPLHLAAAHGHRPIVQLLLQNRVDVNFTNEHGNSPLHYACFWGYSAIAEDLVIAGALVSLANKDGDTPLDKTKGQLVQRLHELAVNQGQDLKKIQFKDQSWLGLKTRSRDATLSRHKGININELALHTRIAVTPSGETWRGRWQKNDIVAKIIAVRECTPRVQRDFNEEFPKLRIFSHPNILPVVGCCVSPPSLVVISQYMSWGSLYSLLHGGAGGRVVVDAAAALRLARDVAAGLAYLHSLQRDRILPTYHLNSKHVMIDEDLTARINMADSKFSFQEKGRVYAPAWMAPETLQKPSAKRNWEAADMWSFAVLLWELATREIPFADLSPMECGMKIALEGLRVSIPPGISPHISKLIKICMNEDPGKRPSFEMILPILEKMKR